A genomic segment from Peribacillus sp. ACCC06369 encodes:
- a CDS encoding alpha/beta hydrolase, which translates to MDDEFRVIAWDAPGYGESSAGYRSVAFSLSNLNQMDILSSISIPTMVMCGELDQVTQVSESRIFHELIPNSEFAMVPNPGHLCYQEVPGVFNEYVTEFLLRQKAGKD; encoded by the coding sequence TTGGATGATGAATTTAGAGTAATTGCCTGGGACGCACCAGGGTACGGTGAAAGTTCTGCTGGATACCGGTCCGTTGCCTTCTCTTTATCAAATTTAAACCAAATGGACATCCTTTCTTCTATATCTATCCCGACAATGGTCATGTGTGGTGAACTGGATCAGGTCACACAGGTTAGTGAATCAAGAATTTTTCATGAATTGATTCCTAATTCCGAGTTTGCCATGGTACCGAATCCCGGCCATTTATGTTACCAGGAAGTTCCAGGGGTTTTCAATGAATATGTTACCGAGTTTTTACTGAGACAAAAGGCAGGCAAAGATTGA
- a CDS encoding aldehyde dehydrogenase family protein: MISTYPFVSGKCLVNGEWIEMIEKADVINPANTSEVVGQVAKCPGEIVNDAIEAAENAFETWSRSDVRDRASRMNSAAEELSKIIEENVTVFVRENGKTLVEAKKDLLRCVEVMKGCAAELLDWWKPEVLPGNQKVQIRRRARGVTAIITPWNSPMILTFKRVIPAVLAGNAVVVKPATNCPLTIMTCLKVVAEHFPPGVINIVSGSGKAIGDKLCSDSRVRTVAFVGSTETGKDIMKKSAGNLQKVYMELGGNDPAIILEDATMDEAAIKRLRMGILRAAGQVCSAVKRVYVHESRYDEVVEKLTKEFSRVVIGDGIQPDVTMGPLNNKVQYDYVNGLIERTAKEGGNIITAGIQLNPETWDKGYYMLPSIITGVNQQSEVVRVEQFGPVIPILPFNDIDEVVKLANDSEFALRASVWTDNEDIAVEMADRLEAGAVFHNNHTVFGDLALDFPGLKESGVSRETRHCGLEFFADSYGFAD; this comes from the coding sequence ATGATTTCGACATACCCATTTGTTTCAGGAAAATGCCTTGTTAATGGAGAATGGATAGAAATGATTGAAAAAGCCGATGTGATCAATCCCGCAAACACATCGGAAGTAGTTGGCCAGGTGGCAAAATGCCCTGGGGAAATCGTGAATGACGCGATTGAAGCGGCAGAAAATGCTTTTGAAACGTGGTCTCGCTCTGATGTCAGGGATCGGGCTAGCCGGATGAATTCAGCGGCAGAAGAACTTTCAAAAATAATCGAGGAAAATGTTACAGTGTTTGTACGTGAAAATGGCAAAACACTAGTTGAAGCTAAAAAGGATTTATTACGCTGTGTTGAAGTCATGAAGGGCTGCGCGGCAGAACTACTTGATTGGTGGAAGCCTGAAGTGCTCCCAGGAAATCAAAAAGTCCAAATCCGGAGAAGGGCAAGAGGTGTCACGGCAATTATCACACCGTGGAATTCTCCGATGATATTAACATTTAAAAGGGTCATACCTGCTGTCTTGGCAGGCAATGCGGTTGTAGTAAAACCTGCAACGAATTGCCCGTTAACGATAATGACCTGTTTAAAAGTAGTTGCTGAACATTTTCCTCCAGGAGTCATCAATATAGTCTCAGGATCAGGAAAAGCAATCGGCGACAAACTTTGTTCCGATTCCCGTGTACGGACAGTGGCATTTGTCGGAAGTACAGAAACTGGAAAAGATATCATGAAGAAATCAGCTGGAAACCTGCAAAAAGTGTATATGGAACTTGGCGGCAATGATCCTGCCATTATTTTGGAAGACGCAACTATGGATGAAGCGGCGATCAAACGTTTGAGGATGGGGATTTTACGGGCTGCAGGTCAGGTGTGTTCTGCGGTTAAACGAGTATATGTCCATGAATCACGTTATGACGAGGTAGTTGAGAAGCTGACCAAAGAGTTTAGCCGGGTGGTAATTGGGGATGGCATTCAGCCTGACGTAACGATGGGTCCATTGAATAATAAAGTACAGTATGACTATGTGAATGGCTTGATCGAACGTACCGCTAAGGAAGGAGGAAACATAATCACTGCTGGCATTCAACTGAATCCTGAAACTTGGGATAAAGGTTATTATATGCTTCCTTCCATTATTACTGGTGTCAATCAGCAGAGTGAAGTGGTTAGGGTAGAACAATTCGGTCCTGTCATTCCAATTTTACCTTTCAATGATATTGATGAAGTTGTAAAATTAGCGAATGATAGTGAGTTTGCCTTGCGTGCGTCTGTTTGGACCGATAATGAAGATATAGCTGTTGAAATGGCAGATCGACTCGAAGCTGGTGCGGTTTTCCATAATAATCATACCGTTTTCGGCGACTTGGCTCTGGATTTCCCTGGCTTAAAAGAAAGTGGTGTTTCCCGGGAAACAAGGCATTGCGGGCTGGAATTCTTTGCGGACTCATACGGGTTTGCTGATTGA
- a CDS encoding IclR family transcriptional regulator produces MASEEKEKEKYSANSLVRGLEIIKLFNEVQPSLSLSEIAKQLGVSRTVPYRLLFTLQNIGYLSQDEHTKRYSLTPKVLELGFSYLNSLKFQEIVQPYMENLRDEIGASCHLSILDGQEVVYVGSAPIRGVSAVNVNIGLRLPAHALANGKLLLAYQPKEMLMQMFKISNLTPYTDKTLTTPGEFQKQLESIRQNGYSMTSGEFHPGIRSVAAPIFDRTGNVLAALNVVATESAYQEDFIDKVALPKLLDVSRQLSVYMGYSGVTPFQHEDI; encoded by the coding sequence ATGGCAAGCGAAGAAAAAGAGAAAGAGAAATATAGTGCTAATTCATTGGTAAGAGGGTTGGAAATCATTAAGCTCTTTAATGAAGTACAGCCGAGTTTGTCTCTTTCAGAAATTGCAAAACAACTGGGAGTAAGCAGAACGGTACCATATCGATTATTATTCACATTACAAAATATTGGTTATCTGTCTCAGGATGAACATACGAAACGTTACAGTTTAACGCCAAAGGTACTTGAATTGGGCTTCAGCTATTTGAATAGCTTGAAGTTCCAGGAAATTGTCCAACCTTATATGGAGAACCTGCGTGATGAAATCGGAGCCTCCTGCCATCTGTCCATTTTGGATGGACAGGAAGTTGTGTATGTTGGGAGTGCCCCAATTAGAGGGGTATCCGCTGTCAATGTGAACATAGGTTTGCGGCTGCCGGCACATGCTTTGGCCAATGGAAAATTGCTTTTGGCCTATCAACCGAAAGAAATGCTAATGCAAATGTTCAAAATCTCAAACCTAACTCCTTATACTGATAAAACACTTACCACGCCGGGTGAGTTTCAAAAACAGTTGGAATCGATTCGGCAAAATGGTTATTCGATGACAAGCGGGGAATTCCACCCTGGCATCCGTTCTGTTGCCGCTCCGATTTTTGACCGCACAGGAAATGTATTGGCTGCCTTGAATGTCGTGGCGACGGAGTCGGCTTATCAGGAAGATTTCATCGATAAAGTCGCCTTGCCTAAACTCCTTGATGTTTCTCGGCAGTTATCCGTTTATATGGGATATAGTGGGGTGACGCCGTTTCAGCATGAAGATATCTGA
- a CDS encoding thiamine pyrophosphate-binding protein, which yields MKIQEEIEFTTADSIVKELVLAGVEAAFGIVSIHNMPIYDAILREGSIKLICSRGESGAVNMADGYARATGKLGVVITSTGTGAGNAAGSLVEAWAAGVPLLHLTGEVASSYLGTGKGYIHECKDQLSMMSGACKNAVRLRNPEQTAAVVRKAIQEALTAPTGPVTLEIPIDYQSAIIEDLTLEGQRASTSETNSTPFIPEQAVQKMVEARRPVIWAGGGVITANASQELQKLAEILGAAVITSQSGKGSIPENHEQCIGHFAAYETTKEFLRNADLLISVGVRFRGNETSNWKVPVPEEHIAIDADWQAINRNYKATLGLVGDAKDMLAAIIQNLEGNSVQAEPSYLREVLSLRNEVRAQLRETLGPYEQFVDGMREILPDDTILVRDVTVQANVWGSRLFEIYEPRTSIHASGGGIGQGLPTAIGAQMGCKDKTVVLMAGDGGFMVNVGEMVTAAEENLPVIIVLFDDSGYGVLRNIQTAAYGRQVAVDLLSPDFVKLAESMHFDAVRIGSGDEFISELKKAKERRKPSMIVVDMDAVGPMAKPFGGPPGAAEAFKPKKL from the coding sequence ATGAAAATACAAGAAGAAATAGAGTTTACGACTGCCGATTCCATCGTAAAGGAACTAGTTCTAGCAGGAGTGGAAGCGGCTTTCGGGATTGTCAGTATTCACAATATGCCCATCTATGATGCAATTCTTAGAGAAGGGAGCATTAAACTCATTTGTTCACGCGGTGAGAGCGGTGCCGTCAATATGGCCGATGGATATGCCCGCGCTACTGGAAAATTGGGTGTAGTGATCACGAGTACCGGTACAGGGGCAGGTAATGCTGCTGGTTCATTAGTGGAAGCTTGGGCAGCTGGTGTTCCCCTTCTTCATCTTACTGGTGAGGTAGCTTCTTCTTATCTTGGCACAGGCAAAGGATACATACATGAGTGTAAAGACCAGCTTTCAATGATGAGCGGAGCGTGTAAAAATGCAGTGAGGCTGAGAAATCCTGAGCAAACTGCGGCAGTTGTAAGGAAGGCGATCCAAGAGGCGTTAACTGCACCAACAGGACCGGTTACATTGGAAATTCCCATTGACTATCAATCGGCAATCATAGAAGATCTAACCCTCGAAGGACAACGAGCTTCAACGTCTGAAACAAATTCAACGCCATTCATTCCCGAACAAGCCGTGCAAAAAATGGTTGAAGCACGCCGTCCTGTGATATGGGCCGGGGGTGGAGTCATCACTGCCAATGCTTCGCAAGAGCTGCAAAAATTGGCGGAAATCCTTGGTGCAGCAGTTATAACCAGTCAGTCAGGAAAAGGTTCGATCCCAGAAAACCATGAACAATGCATCGGACATTTTGCGGCTTATGAAACAACAAAAGAGTTTTTGAGAAATGCGGATTTATTGATCAGTGTAGGTGTAAGATTCAGGGGAAATGAAACATCCAACTGGAAAGTGCCGGTGCCAGAGGAACATATAGCGATCGATGCGGATTGGCAGGCCATTAACCGGAATTATAAGGCCACGCTGGGTTTGGTTGGCGATGCAAAAGATATGCTAGCTGCCATCATTCAAAATCTGGAAGGAAATTCAGTGCAGGCTGAACCTTCTTATTTACGAGAAGTCCTTTCGCTTAGAAACGAAGTGCGTGCTCAACTTCGGGAAACGCTTGGACCCTATGAGCAATTTGTAGATGGCATGAGGGAGATATTACCGGATGATACCATTTTAGTTCGAGATGTAACTGTACAGGCAAACGTGTGGGGCAGCCGTTTATTTGAAATCTATGAACCGAGAACATCCATTCATGCATCTGGCGGTGGAATAGGTCAAGGTCTTCCAACAGCAATCGGTGCCCAAATGGGGTGTAAAGATAAAACCGTGGTTCTTATGGCTGGAGACGGTGGATTTATGGTGAATGTCGGGGAAATGGTTACGGCAGCCGAAGAAAACTTACCAGTTATCATCGTATTGTTCGATGACTCAGGCTATGGGGTTCTTCGCAATATTCAAACTGCCGCATATGGTCGGCAGGTAGCCGTGGATTTATTAAGTCCAGATTTTGTGAAACTGGCTGAGTCCATGCATTTTGATGCAGTACGGATTGGATCTGGAGATGAATTCATATCTGAACTGAAAAAAGCAAAAGAAAGACGTAAACCTTCAATGATCGTTGTTGATATGGATGCTGTCGGTCCAATGGCCAAGCCATTTGGTGGACCACCAGGAGCTGCAGAAGCATTTAAGCCAAAAAAACTATAA
- a CDS encoding cupin domain-containing protein translates to MTKETFSVKDFEKKYVARLKDRTLDWGVLKFQEEIDPAYRRAQMRYIGRGATANNDTNVIAGEHFTLSTMVLPPGCIGPLHLHDDVEEVFFILEGEVTALIQEDSFSEVHEIKLSARDCISSPPGVYRGIRNDGDVEARMLVMLGAVKPNLPTYPEGSELEELRKQRSKEREAIIKD, encoded by the coding sequence ATGACAAAAGAAACTTTTTCAGTGAAAGATTTTGAAAAAAAATATGTTGCCCGATTGAAAGACCGTACGCTTGATTGGGGTGTCTTGAAGTTCCAAGAAGAAATCGATCCAGCTTATAGACGTGCACAGATGAGATATATCGGACGCGGTGCCACCGCAAATAACGATACAAATGTAATTGCAGGTGAGCATTTCACTCTTAGTACAATGGTGCTGCCGCCGGGATGTATCGGGCCATTGCATCTTCACGATGATGTTGAAGAAGTGTTTTTCATTCTTGAGGGTGAAGTCACGGCGTTAATTCAAGAGGATAGCTTCAGTGAAGTGCATGAAATTAAACTAAGTGCGAGAGACTGCATCAGCAGCCCACCAGGGGTTTATCGGGGAATTAGGAATGACGGTGATGTTGAAGCGCGCATGCTCGTGATGCTAGGGGCAGTGAAACCTAACTTGCCAACATATCCTGAAGGCAGCGAGCTGGAAGAACTGCGTAAACAACGCTCAAAAGAAAGAGAAGCCATCATTAAAGACTGA
- a CDS encoding VOC family protein, whose translation MLGITHLRHISMITPNFDDQAEFYEKVWGLDRVDAPDEENTVYFRGAGPEHHILSLHKGEKRGLHHISFGMVDKNAVDRAAGILQSKGVRIIEPPGYLDEAGAGYGLRFIDPENRVIELSAWVEVQTSIWNNKNVDPVKLNHVVMNTKNLDMIVEFYTNVLGFKVTDWSEHQMSFLRCNRKHHSIAFNQDEHASVNHIAYEVDSVDELMRGISNVRKAGLSELWGPGRHGPGDNIFCYFQDPGGFVMEYTCYLETIEDESEWRARVWKRVPHLMDQWGIAGPPKPEARKAMGGDPDPGWVDSAIDDSVMSKK comes from the coding sequence ATGCTAGGGATTACTCATTTACGACATATTAGCATGATTACTCCGAATTTCGACGATCAAGCAGAGTTTTACGAAAAGGTTTGGGGACTGGATAGAGTGGATGCTCCGGATGAGGAGAACACCGTTTATTTTCGGGGGGCAGGACCGGAACATCATATTTTAAGCCTTCACAAGGGAGAAAAACGTGGGTTGCACCATATATCTTTCGGCATGGTCGATAAAAATGCGGTGGATCGAGCAGCGGGAATATTACAATCGAAGGGTGTTCGAATTATTGAACCGCCTGGATATTTGGATGAAGCAGGTGCTGGTTATGGCCTAAGGTTTATTGATCCGGAAAATCGCGTGATAGAGCTTTCGGCTTGGGTGGAAGTTCAAACGTCAATTTGGAACAATAAAAATGTTGATCCAGTGAAGCTGAATCATGTTGTAATGAACACTAAGAACTTGGATATGATCGTTGAGTTTTATACAAACGTACTTGGTTTTAAAGTTACCGATTGGAGTGAGCATCAAATGTCATTCCTGCGATGCAACAGAAAGCATCACTCCATTGCATTCAATCAAGATGAACATGCGTCAGTCAATCATATCGCCTACGAAGTCGATTCCGTGGATGAACTGATGCGCGGCATAAGCAATGTGCGGAAAGCGGGACTGTCAGAACTTTGGGGACCTGGACGTCATGGACCTGGAGACAATATTTTCTGTTATTTTCAAGATCCAGGCGGTTTTGTTATGGAGTATACATGTTATCTGGAAACGATTGAAGATGAATCGGAATGGAGAGCACGTGTATGGAAACGGGTACCACATTTAATGGATCAATGGGGGATTGCAGGGCCGCCGAAACCCGAAGCCCGCAAAGCAATGGGCGGAGATCCCGATCCTGGCTGGGTGGACTCTGCTATAGATGATTCAGTCATGTCTAAAAAATGA
- the nadX gene encoding aspartate dehydrogenase — MKLGLIGCGNIGKFLLQAINNDGLLPGGKIVSIYARREEIAAQLAEDFRTQPYSDVDELLKSDVDLVIEAATIEAAEEYSLKVLKSGRNLLLSSIGVMANAAFEEQSNQICKKNKVNIFLPSGAIGGLDVLKAAKAVNGLDSVCITTRKPPNALPTGSSVEEETVLFEGSAAEAIKQFPRNINVAIVLSLAGLGSEKTKVKIIADPKVFKNNHLIEASGSFGKLKLEVENDPMPNNPKTSYLAALSVLSTLQNKEKSVQIG, encoded by the coding sequence ATGAAGTTAGGCTTAATCGGGTGCGGCAATATCGGGAAATTTCTGCTTCAGGCAATTAATAACGACGGACTTCTTCCAGGTGGGAAAATCGTTTCGATTTATGCCCGCCGTGAAGAAATCGCAGCTCAACTGGCTGAAGATTTCAGGACACAGCCATATAGTGATGTCGACGAACTCCTTAAATCGGATGTAGATTTAGTCATAGAGGCTGCAACGATTGAAGCTGCTGAAGAGTACTCATTGAAAGTGCTTAAAAGCGGGAGAAATCTCTTGTTAAGCAGTATAGGCGTGATGGCGAATGCTGCCTTCGAAGAACAATCAAACCAGATTTGCAAAAAAAATAAAGTGAATATTTTCCTTCCATCTGGTGCGATTGGAGGTCTCGATGTCCTTAAAGCAGCAAAAGCGGTGAATGGCCTCGATTCTGTTTGCATCACTACGAGAAAACCGCCAAACGCATTGCCCACAGGTTCTTCAGTGGAAGAAGAAACGGTTTTATTCGAAGGATCGGCTGCAGAAGCGATCAAACAGTTTCCGAGAAACATTAATGTCGCGATTGTGCTATCTTTGGCTGGTCTTGGATCTGAAAAGACTAAAGTGAAAATCATTGCCGATCCAAAAGTGTTTAAAAACAACCACTTAATTGAAGCGTCAGGTTCATTCGGGAAACTAAAGCTTGAAGTGGAAAATGATCCGATGCCAAATAATCCGAAAACGAGTTATCTAGCCGCATTAAGTGTTTTGTCTACTCTGCAAAACAAGGAAAAGAGCGTTCAAATCGGGTAA
- a CDS encoding SDR family oxidoreductase has product MDLGLKGKVAVIMGGTSGVGLKTAEMFLAEGAKVAICGRSTERMDSAQSQLLSFGTKDDIFASTCDVTSKSDVDSFINGTAEKFGGIDILVNAAGQSVMGYFFDITDEQWDEQIQLKFFAIIYAVRATHPHLVKRGGGRIININATLAKEPERHMVATAAARAGLLNLSKTLSQELAFDNILVNSVSLGLIRTDQWERRRLKNAPDMDPEEYYGDLAKKRNIPLGRVGEAEEVASVIVFLASDKASYVAGSTIETAGAIGKAL; this is encoded by the coding sequence ATGGATTTAGGATTGAAAGGGAAAGTGGCTGTCATTATGGGCGGCACATCGGGCGTGGGATTAAAAACAGCAGAAATGTTTTTAGCTGAAGGAGCGAAAGTGGCTATATGCGGCAGAAGCACAGAGCGTATGGATAGTGCACAAAGTCAATTGCTCTCATTTGGCACTAAGGATGATATTTTTGCTTCAACCTGTGATGTCACCTCCAAATCGGATGTGGATTCTTTCATTAATGGTACGGCTGAGAAGTTTGGCGGGATCGATATATTGGTGAATGCAGCCGGCCAAAGTGTTATGGGATACTTTTTTGACATTACGGATGAACAGTGGGATGAACAGATTCAATTAAAGTTTTTTGCCATCATATATGCCGTTCGTGCAACGCATCCTCATTTAGTTAAAAGGGGAGGGGGGCGGATTATTAATATTAATGCAACGCTTGCTAAAGAACCTGAACGTCACATGGTAGCGACTGCAGCAGCAAGGGCTGGTCTCCTTAATTTAAGCAAAACCTTGTCCCAGGAACTGGCCTTTGACAACATACTGGTGAATTCAGTGAGTCTTGGATTGATCCGGACCGATCAATGGGAGCGAAGAAGATTGAAAAATGCGCCTGATATGGACCCGGAAGAATATTACGGAGACCTTGCGAAAAAACGGAATATCCCTCTCGGCCGCGTAGGGGAAGCGGAAGAAGTGGCCAGTGTCATTGTTTTCCTTGCTTCAGACAAAGCAAGTTATGTAGCGGGTTCGACGATTGAGACAGCAGGAGCGATCGGAAAGGCACTTTAA